The Poriferisphaera corsica DNA segment TGTTTTTGTTTATCGGTCATGATGCTTCTCCTTGAAGCAAGGTGATTGGGCTTAATTGTATGATCGTTAGTTTGAGGTTTGTGCGATTAAAGTTGCAGGGAGTTTGAGGATGTAGGCTTCGATCTGATCCCGGACGCGGCGGTAGTGATCGAGTGCTTTTTCAGGGTCGGATTCGTTGGCGGCGAGGGCGGGGGGGTCTTCGAATGGGGCGTGGATGATAGCGGTTTTGGCGGGGAATGTGGGGCAGGTTTCGTGTGCGTTTGAGCAAACGGTGATGACGAAGTCAAAATCTTGGGTGGGGAGCTGGTTGACAGTGTTGCTGGTTTGTGAGGTGATGTCGATG contains these protein-coding regions:
- a CDS encoding arsenate reductase ArsC, whose translation is MTTKPKPKILFLCTGNSCRSQMAEGLAHSLISDLVTPYSAGIVAQGLNPNAVKVMAERNIDITSQTSNTVNQLPTQDFDFVITVCSNAHETCPTFPAKTAIIHAPFEDPPALAANESDPEKALDHYRRVRDQIEAYILKLPATLIAQTSN